In Phycisphaerales bacterium, the sequence GATACGCCCGCTCGTTCGAAGGGCGATTAAGAATCGAGGCGAGGAAGCCCATGGGGCTGGGCGTGTGCGTGAGCGTGCTCAGCCCGGCGAAGTGGCACGCGGCGAGGAAGAAGCCGACGGCGATGCCGACGGACTCGTTCACGTAGTAGACCTGGCCCTGCGTGCCCTGGTCGTTGGGATCGTCCTTGGCGAGTTTGAAAACGGCGACGAGCCAGGGTGCGGTCTCGAGGAAGGGCTTTCGCCAGTCGGTGCCCAGGGGGGCGAGGTCCTGGAGCCACTCTTGCGGGGCGCGACGTGAGTAGAACTCGCGTTCCTCGGCTTCGGCGGCCTCGCGGATACGGGACTTCATCGCTGGATTGGCGATGGCGACGAAGCGCCAGGGCTGCTTGTTGGCGCCGCTGGGGGCGCTCCCGGCGGCCTCAATGCAGGCAGCGATGGCGGCCTCGGAGACGGGACGATCCGAGAACTCGCGAATGGAACGGCGCTGGCGGATCACGTCACGAAACTGGCGAGCGCACGCCTCGGGAGCGTTTCCTGGAACAAACGGCGTGAAGGGAATCGAACTCGGCGGCGTGGAGGGCTGATCCATGGTCAAGCCTATAGCCCGTCCCATAAACGGGTGGTGGGATTGTGCTGATTGGGGCGGCATACTGATCGCACGCGGCATGAAGGACCACGCGGATCTCGACGATATCGAGGGCACTATGAGCGCTGGACCCACTCCATCGAACGGCCCTGAGAAGACCCCACCCCAATCGGCGGAGGCGCCCGCCTCCAGTCCGCCAGTGGTTCGCGTCACCATCAAGGCGTCGGGCATCACGAGCACGGGCGGGAACGACAAGTACTCGAACCTGATCAACCAGCGCCGTCACGGGCGCGTGCGGTGCCAGAACGTGCACTGCAATCTCGGCGATGTGCAGGACATCTCGGCGAGCGGGATGCGGATCATCACGCGCTGGAAACCGCCTGGCCCGAACCACGTCTTCCCGATCGAGATCGACAGCATCGACGGGCTGATCGTGCTCGAGGCTCGGGCGATGTGGTCCAAGCGCGTCGGCTGGTTCAAGCGCGAGATCGGGCTTCGCTTCGAGAGCGTGCCGCGTGACGCGTCGGAGGCCCTGGCCCGGCTGGCGCGGGCGGCGGCATACAACGAGACCATCCGCCCGGACATCGACAAGTTCCGTCACGCGTCCTGAGGTCTTGAGGCTCCACCACGGAAACAAGAAAGCCCGCGGGACGGCCCGCGGGCTTTTTCATGGCGTGAGCGACGCGTCTTAGATCTGTCCGAGCACTCGATCGAGCAGCGAGACCGAGTCCTGGCGTCCGAGGTAGAAACTGGTGTTGGTGATGGTGTCGAAGCGGTCGGATAGATCTCGATTGTTCGTGGGCACGGTGTAGGCCTGGCCGGCGCCGGGGCGATTGGCCACCGAGTCGGCGGCGAAGGGGTCGAAGGTGCCGCCGACGCCGTTGTCGGACGTGATCCGCAGGCCGAGGAGTTCTCCCGCGCGGCGGGCCGTCGCCGCGGTGAGGGCCTGGACGAAGTTGTCGAGATCGGCCTGGCTTGGGGTCAACCCCAGGGAGCCGAAGGACGGGGCAAAGATGACGGCCTCGTCCTCGGGGTCGGCATTGAAGGGATCGGAGTGCTCAGAGAAGCCGAACGGCTGGGTGAGCGACGGACCCTCAAAGATGAGCGTCATGGGATCGGACGACGACGTGAGGAAGATGGTGGAGAAGGGCTGGAACTCGAAATCGGCGGCGTTGGTGGAGAAGTTCGCGTCGAAACCGGCGTTCTGACCCAGAGCGCCCTGGAAAAGGGCGTTGAGCGAGGCGACGAGTTGCTGGCGGATGTAGTCGTCGGCGGACTGCGTCCCCACGACGACGCCGTTGAACCCGAGAGTCGAGGCGGAGAAGGGGATGAGTGAGGTCGCGAGACCCGCGGGCTCGAGCCAGTTGATCGTGCCGCCGTTGGTCTCGATGAGGAAGTTCTGGGTGCCGCGGGTGATTTGGCCCTGGCCCTGGGTGACGATCTCGACGGTGTAGTCGGTGTTGTTGACGCCCTGGATATAGAGGGCGAAGGTGCCGGCCTGTCCCGGCGTGTCGAACCGCTCGGGGACGATGAAATCGATGAAGAAGTCGCCCGAGGCGTCGTAGCCATAAGTCGTCGATGAACTGGAGGCGATCGTGCGCGGGCCGTCGGCGGCGATCGGAGTGAAGTCGCTCGGCGAGAAGACCATCACCGCGTCGTCGATGGACGAGGAGGCGGAGGTGTCGAAGAGGCCGAACTGGACCTCGCCTGAGGTGAGGAAGCCGAGATCGGCACCGGTGCGCGCCAGGCGGAGGGTGATCCGCATGCGTGTGCCCGGGACGATCGGGTCGCGGTTGTTGAGGTGGTAGACATCGACGTCGGCGACGGGGAGATTCGGGACGCCCGCGCGGCCGGCCGGGCCGATCGAGGAGTTGATCACTGTGGACTGCGACCCGGCGGAACTCGAGGTGGTGATGCCGTGCCCGTTGGTCCCGGTGACAACGTCGTCGGCGGTCCCCAGGATAGCATCGGCGCCCGCGGCCACGGTAAAGGTGGTATCGCCAACCACGATGGAGCCGAGGTCGTCGGCGGTGCCGAAGTTGCCGTCGGGCCCGGCGAAGAGCGTGGAACCCGGAGCGGTGGCGATGGACTGGCCATCGGCGGAATCGGTGGTGCTGGTGAAGCCCGTGTTGTGGTCGTCGAAGACATCGATGGTGAAGGAGTAGTCCCCGACGCCGCCGGGGATCGGATCGAGTGTCTGGAGGTCGCCCTGGCCGGGTAGGGAATCGAGATTGGTCACCACGATGGTGTAGAGGCCTGTTCTCTTCACGAGCAGGGCGCGCGTCTCGGTGCCGACGGGAAGATCGACCGCGTCGGCGGGGGTCACCGCGACGCCATCGGGATCGAGGACAAGGAAGTTGGCCAGGTTGGCCGAGCCGGTGAGAGGCGAGATCCGGAGGATCTGGCCTTCGATGAGCGTGATGGTGTAGGCATCGGTGTCGGCGGAGGTCGAGAAAAGCGGGTTGTGGTCGGGATTGTCGCCGATGAATCCGCGGATGGTGATGGGCGTGTTGACTTCGGGGAGACCGTCGGGGTCGCTGGGATTATCGAGGAGGAGATCGAGCGAGATTGGTGCGTAGAGATCGACGCGACCGAGCGCGGTGTTGAAGACCTCGGCCTGGGCGCGATCGCCGGCGTCTCCGACGATGCCGTGTCCGCGGTAGTTGTCGCCGGGGAGGGAGACGCCGTCGCCGTTGCCATCGACACGAGCGGCGAGGGATCGGCCACGGAGGATCTCGCGGTCGAGTTCGAAGCGGTAGACGCCGGGGCCTGGGATTCCGGGCACGGAAGGAAGATTCGCGGAGGTCACGTCGCGACTGAAAGTAATGACCGCGGCGTTGGTTGTGTTGTTGTAGGAGACGTTGAAGTCGATCGATTCGATCAGGCGGATCGTCTGGGCGCCATTGCCACGGACCTCGAGGACCGAGAGGGCGCTGGAGATCGTGCTGGCGTTGACGGGCTGATTGAACTGGAGCGTGGCGGTGAAGGTCGTGCCGCTTGTGCCCCAGACGATATCGGTGACCTGGAGATCGGCGGGGGCGAGTTTGCCCTTCTGGGCGTCGGTCGCGAAGTTGCCGATGGGGTTGGTGACGTTCTGGCCGGCGAGGCGGACGGTGCCCAGCGTGCCGCTGGAGGCGATGCGGTAGGACTCGCCCAAGCGGGTGGAGCCGACCTGGTTGCCGGAGATGTTGACGCTCCCGATCGTGGAGAGACCGCCAGCGACGGAGTCGTCGGCCGTCCCGAAGAACCCATCGGGCCCGCGGAGGAAGCCCGCGATGATGTCGGACTCCTGGAAGTTGCCGTTGATCGTGACGTTGCCGATGGAGCCGGCGCCGGCGCGATCGGCGGCGAGACCCGTGCCGCCATAGAAGCCGTCGGTTCCCAGATCAACACCGCCGAGGATGGCCGAGTCGAAGAACGAGCCGTTGACCGTGGCGGTGGTGAGGGACTTGCCAACCGAGACGACAGTTGTGCGGACCTCGCCCGAGGTGAAGGAGCCGAGTGAGCCGCCGACGCGGAAGGTCGAGCGTTCGGCCGTGCCGGTGATGTTGATGGCCGCAGCGTCGCGATCGATAGAGATCGCGCCGCGGGCGCCGTTACGAAGGGCGATGGTCCCCGCGGAGAGAGCGAAGACATTGACATCGTTGACGACGGCGGGATTCACGTTGCCGAACGCCCCGTTGACGGTGAAGGTCTGGATGGTGCGTGCGGAAATCTGGGCGGCGGTCAGATCGTCGAAGGTGAAGGCGTTGACGTTGCCGCCGATGGAGATCCTGCCGGTCGTGGCGACCGAGGTGAAGCGGGCGTTGTTGACGTTGCCGTCGATCACAACGTCGGACCCGCCGGCGAGTCCGGGGTTCACGGTGAGCGTGCCCAGTGAAGCGTCGTCGTTCGAGACGATGTCGAAGTTGGTCAGTGAGGCAAGAGTCGAGGAGACGGTGAGCGACGAGGCCGTGGTCGTGCTGCGGAGCGTGACCTTGAGGATGTTGGAATCGAAGAAGGCCTGGCCGGGGCCGGAGAATGTGAGCGTGACCGTGCCGCCACCGATGTTGAAAGTCTGCGTGCCGCTGAACTGGGTGCCGGGGATACCGATGCCCGAGTCGATGGCGGGATCGCTGGTGGCGATGCCCGCGGCGGCGACGCTGAGTTTCGCGTTGTTCGCGACAGCGGAAGAGATCGTGTCGCCATAGGCCGTGACGTTAGTCGCGGTCCCGGCGATGTTGATCGCGTTGATGAAGGAGAGGCCCGGGGCGACGCGGTCGTCGACGGTGTTGTACACGCCGTCGGCGCCGGCGAGGATGCCCGCGGAGAAGGAGGTGTTGGAGGCCGAGCCCGAGATGGAGACGGTCGCGATGTCGCCAGACTTGATGAGGTCCGCCGCGCTCCCGACGCCGCCCAGGCGGTTGTCTGACCCGAAGTTCACGACGCCGGCGACGAAGGCGGCGTTGGCGACCGAGCCGGTGATCGAGATGTTGGTGATCGTGTCGCCCGCGGCGAAGACCGTGCCCACGCCAGGGGTCGCAAAATCGTTCGCGACGCTGCCGTTGATGGCGATCGCGTCGATGGACCGGCCGGCGAAGAAGGTCGCCTCGAACACGCTGCCGCCGGTGACGCTGAGATTGACAATTTTCTCACCCGCAGAGATCGTCGGGCCTTGCACGTCTGAAGAGATCGCGATGCCCGGCGGGAGTTGATTGCGCAGCGCGTCGTAGGCGGCGAACTGGCTCAGGTTGGGATTGATGCCGATATCGCCGAAGACGCCATCGGCGCCCGCCGCGACGCGGAGGAGCGTGATGTTTACGTCGGCGTGGACGTTGCCGTAGAGGTTGCCGTTGGTGATGACAAGGCTGGCGATGGAGGCGGAGTAGGCCGCGATGGTCCGGCCCGGGAGGAAGGAGCCGTCGGTGATCGTGACGGAGTTGATCCCGCCCGAGTAGCTGATGATGTCGCCGCCGAAGTCGCCGCGGATCGCAACATTGTTGATAGCGCCAAAGGCGATGATGGAGCCTTCGCCGGCCTCGGCCTTGCCGATCTTACTGGACGACGAGTTCATCGAGACGGTGCCGATCGTCCCACCGACGCGGAGGTCGGCGTACAGCCGCCCGGTCGAGGCCGTCGCCGTGGAGAGATCGCCTCGAACGACGATCGCGGATCGATTCTCCAGGTCGCCGATATGGCGCCCCGCCGTGAGTTCGGAGACATTGCCCGAGATCGTGCCCGAGATCTTGAGATCCCGGCCTGCGGTGAGGCGGGTGACGTTGCCGAAGGTTCCGGTCGTGTCGATCGCCGCTTCGAGGTCGCCCTGCGTGACACGGATCGAGGTGATCGGGCCGGAGACGGCGACAGAGCCCGAGAAGAGGTCGCGTGTGGTGATGGAATCGATGCGCCCGTCGGGCCCGGAGACCTCGATGCGGGTGTTGGCGATGCGCTCGCCCGTGGTGAAGTTCTGGATCGGACCCGAGACGATGAACTCGGAACTCTCCACGCTGATTCCCGCGTTGAGCGTGGGGAGACGGCCGAGGACGAAGGAACTGGACTTGATCCGCTCGGCGACCTGCACGTTCTGCAGCGTGTTGGCGACTCCGACGATCGAGCGCGAGATGTTGCGGGCCTGGATGCGCCCGGTGACCGAGCCGACGACGTTGATCGTCAGGTCGTTCATGTTCTGGGCGATGGTGAGATTCTCGAGATTCTCCGGCGTGGAGATGAGATTGTCCCGCACCTTGAGGATCGGGCCCTCGAGCGTGCTGTTCCGCGTGCCCAGGAAGCTGATATTGCGGATTCGCCCGAAGATCCGCGTCGTCGAGGCGTCGTAGTAGCCGTTGTTGAGCGAGAAGTTGTTGAGCGTTCTCCCTCGCATGTTCGAGCGATAGAAGTTGGTGTTGGTCCCGATGACCTCGTTGATGTCACCCGTCGGGAGGGCCGGCTGGGTGAAGAGGTACGACTGCCACCACGTGTCGATGCCCGCGGCGTTGATGTCCGCGTCGATGATCGAGCCGTTGCTGATCTCGATGCGGCCGATGCCTTGCGTCTCGCCATCGACCTGCGGGTCGTTGGCGTTGGACGCGACGATCGGGCCGGAGAGGATGACGCCGCTGGGTCGTGAGGAATAGATGCGGCCGATATCGTCGATGGCGAAGATGCCGGCG encodes:
- a CDS encoding PilZ domain-containing protein, whose amino-acid sequence is MKDHADLDDIEGTMSAGPTPSNGPEKTPPQSAEAPASSPPVVRVTIKASGITSTGGNDKYSNLINQRRHGRVRCQNVHCNLGDVQDISASGMRIITRWKPPGPNHVFPIEIDSIDGLIVLEARAMWSKRVGWFKREIGLRFESVPRDASEALARLARAAAYNETIRPDIDKFRHAS
- a CDS encoding nitroreductase family protein, which encodes MGRAIGLTMDQPSTPPSSIPFTPFVPGNAPEACARQFRDVIRQRRSIREFSDRPVSEAAIAACIEAAGSAPSGANKQPWRFVAIANPAMKSRIREAAEAEEREFYSRRAPQEWLQDLAPLGTDWRKPFLETAPWLVAVFKLAKDDPNDQGTQGQVYYVNESVGIAVGFFLAACHFAGLSTLTHTPSPMGFLASILNRPSNERAYLLIPVGYPAEGCRVPDIHRKPVSEIAVWHRSTP